One window of Dyadobacter sandarakinus genomic DNA carries:
- a CDS encoding TonB-dependent receptor: MNIRYLLLLFFITHTCIISLAQSAEGTLSGRIVNADGEVITGASVILQNTGTGTTTDADGRFSLAGITPGSYVLAVSNIGYTAFTQLIRVARGTNSFLNLQLSESRQELDEVLVSTAKDRYQVLASATSTRTNTPLLSTPQSVQVLSSQVLRDRQAFTLNEIAGSFTGMKVNNGNGNFQIRGFTAYSPNDASFLLYNGIRGNLFLWSQQPLLYNVESVELLRGPSGALFSEGSPGGVVNFITKKPLSEKQAGIDLSAGSWGFGRGSLDFTGPVGKQKKLLYRAIIGYDRSKSFRDYQDKKNLFVAPSLTYLFNSRSSLQLELNYAYQKAVQQYDNGSYIYSRADGSFDFNYYPKNLTVQSPTDYGKTHNGSATLTFSHQISDHLKLTVVERAVRNILDYTDHIPVGRIRNDSISRGFQDWETDRFSLQTTAFATYTAKTGFIGHQIIAGTDYNRYGWTKNDYRFKSSTRISILHPDYTGSIPDAAAPADESDDNKRVTNLIGGYVQDQLSMGSKVKVLFSLRYDHYNGKETPLSDQDDKQGDELQASGWIPRVGLVYLPVRNVSIYGTYLKSFNPQTSNNALAGGPFPTRKATQYEAGAKADLLSNHLSAVVSMYQINYANILTAAPTEENSHRQAVIDGTRSRGGEFSLTGNLDRLSIIAGYAFNEHVLVSTSSYGKKGDRFANAPKHQINFWGKYALPFRVLSGFGIAAGVRYVSDQVGLLSNQNFVFPSYTVLDAALTYQRNRFQVQLNAYNLANRHYFTGSRSGVTTGGLGDPRNVRLGLSYQLW, encoded by the coding sequence ATGAACATCCGATATTTATTACTCTTATTTTTTATCACCCATACCTGCATCATTTCCCTTGCACAATCCGCAGAGGGTACATTGAGCGGGCGCATCGTCAATGCAGACGGGGAGGTTATTACAGGTGCCTCTGTCATCCTGCAGAACACCGGTACCGGTACAACCACCGACGCCGATGGTCGCTTCAGCCTTGCAGGAATTACGCCGGGATCCTATGTTCTTGCGGTTTCCAATATAGGCTACACGGCATTTACCCAGCTCATCAGGGTTGCAAGAGGGACAAATTCATTTCTTAACCTGCAACTCTCGGAAAGCAGGCAGGAGCTGGACGAAGTACTGGTGAGTACAGCCAAAGACCGCTACCAGGTGCTGGCATCAGCCACTTCTACCCGTACCAATACACCCCTGCTTTCCACGCCCCAATCGGTGCAGGTACTGTCGTCCCAGGTGCTGCGCGACCGGCAGGCATTCACGCTGAATGAAATTGCAGGCTCATTTACAGGGATGAAAGTCAATAACGGAAATGGTAATTTCCAGATCCGGGGCTTTACCGCCTATTCACCCAATGATGCCAGCTTCCTGCTGTACAATGGTATCCGGGGCAACCTTTTCCTGTGGAGCCAGCAGCCCCTGCTGTATAATGTGGAATCGGTAGAGTTGCTGCGGGGTCCGTCGGGTGCGCTATTCAGTGAAGGTTCACCGGGGGGAGTGGTCAATTTTATAACCAAAAAACCATTGTCGGAAAAACAGGCCGGCATAGATCTGTCGGCTGGCAGTTGGGGATTCGGCAGGGGTTCGCTGGATTTTACCGGCCCGGTGGGCAAGCAGAAGAAGCTCCTGTACCGGGCAATTATCGGGTACGACCGTTCAAAAAGTTTCAGGGATTACCAGGACAAGAAAAACCTGTTTGTGGCTCCTTCACTCACTTATCTGTTTAACAGCAGAAGTTCATTGCAGCTGGAACTGAACTATGCCTATCAGAAAGCAGTACAGCAGTACGACAATGGAAGCTACATTTATTCCCGTGCCGACGGCAGCTTTGACTTCAACTACTATCCAAAAAATCTGACAGTCCAGAGCCCGACGGATTATGGTAAAACACACAATGGCTCCGCCACGCTAACTTTCAGCCATCAGATCAGCGACCATCTCAAACTGACGGTCGTTGAAAGGGCCGTGCGGAATATACTGGACTACACAGACCATATTCCTGTGGGACGAATCCGGAATGATTCGATCAGCAGGGGATTCCAGGATTGGGAAACCGACAGGTTCAGTCTGCAAACCACTGCATTTGCCACCTACACGGCCAAAACAGGCTTCATCGGTCACCAGATCATTGCAGGAACAGATTACAACCGCTACGGCTGGACCAAAAACGATTACCGTTTCAAATCTTCTACCCGTATCTCCATACTCCACCCGGACTATACCGGCAGTATCCCTGATGCGGCGGCTCCTGCTGATGAGTCGGACGACAACAAGCGCGTCACGAACCTGATCGGAGGCTATGTTCAGGATCAGTTGAGTATGGGTAGCAAAGTGAAGGTGCTTTTTTCGCTCCGCTATGATCATTATAATGGAAAAGAAACGCCCCTGTCGGACCAGGATGACAAACAGGGTGATGAGTTGCAGGCGTCGGGATGGATTCCGCGGGTAGGATTGGTGTACCTGCCTGTCAGGAATGTATCCATTTACGGTACCTACCTCAAATCCTTCAATCCCCAGACTTCCAACAATGCGCTTGCCGGCGGGCCATTTCCCACCCGTAAAGCAACCCAGTATGAAGCCGGTGCCAAGGCAGACCTGCTGAGCAACCACTTGTCGGCCGTCGTTTCCATGTACCAGATCAACTATGCCAATATCCTGACCGCTGCGCCCACCGAAGAAAATTCCCACCGGCAGGCAGTGATCGATGGTACCCGGAGCAGGGGAGGGGAGTTTTCGCTGACGGGCAACCTGGACAGGCTCAGTATCATTGCAGGGTACGCTTTCAACGAGCACGTGCTGGTGAGTACCAGCTCCTATGGCAAAAAAGGCGACCGCTTTGCCAATGCGCCGAAGCATCAGATCAATTTCTGGGGTAAATACGCGCTTCCCTTCCGGGTGCTCAGCGGTTTCGGGATTGCGGCGGGTGTTCGCTACGTAAGCGACCAGGTTGGTTTGCTGAGCAACCAAAACTTCGTTTTTCCTTCTTACACGGTGCTGGATGCGGCACTTACTTACCAGCGCAACAGGTTTCAGGTTCAGTTGAACGCGTATAATCTCGCCAACCGGCATTACTTTACCGGCAGCCGGTCAGGTGTTACGACGGGAGGACTGGGCGATCCTCGGAATGTACGGCTGGGTTTGAGCTACCAGCTCTGGTAA
- a CDS encoding PepSY-associated TM helix domain-containing protein produces MRKAWLSRNLFKLHSWFGLVTGLFLILLGLSGSLLVFRTELDRFFNKELLHVPHQMPIPEQALQHCYDRITSRYPNLDGIAWLNPDAGPGDAYDFRIYYNDGQLLTYDLALISVDPYTGKVLREGPSDRFMPSFMAWLFQFHFSFQLGIPGAALTAILGMTMLVSLLTGVFVYRKNILKVLTFWVKINRKNWRTVSSDLHRIVGVWSLMLNAVIFFTGFWMNLFAFKPKTWQNELAPALPNTNIAVPADRMYRQALAAMPDLEPTYVYLPTQLARKFEVRGFTDGQFKIWGSANSVKIDQQTGEISGISRLTDKPLEDRIEAAFFPLHVGNFGGFWVKLVYVIIGLTPGLLAITGFLLWWRRQRFRAAVSRARITPV; encoded by the coding sequence ATGAGAAAAGCATGGCTCAGCCGTAACCTTTTCAAACTGCACAGCTGGTTTGGCCTGGTTACGGGTCTGTTTCTAATCTTGCTGGGATTAAGCGGCTCCCTCCTGGTTTTCAGGACGGAGCTCGACCGGTTTTTCAACAAAGAACTGCTGCATGTTCCGCACCAAATGCCCATACCCGAGCAAGCCCTTCAGCATTGTTATGACCGGATTACCAGCCGGTATCCTAACCTGGACGGTATAGCGTGGCTAAATCCTGATGCCGGGCCCGGGGACGCTTACGATTTCAGGATCTACTATAACGATGGGCAGCTGCTGACCTATGATCTGGCATTGATCTCCGTGGATCCTTATACCGGTAAGGTCCTGCGCGAGGGACCTTCGGACCGTTTTATGCCCAGCTTTATGGCCTGGTTGTTCCAGTTTCATTTCAGTTTTCAGCTGGGTATTCCCGGCGCTGCATTGACTGCCATATTGGGTATGACCATGCTGGTATCACTGCTCACGGGAGTATTCGTCTACCGGAAAAACATTCTTAAAGTCCTGACATTCTGGGTAAAGATCAACCGGAAAAACTGGCGGACGGTCAGCTCAGACCTGCATCGGATCGTGGGGGTCTGGTCTTTGATGTTGAATGCAGTTATATTTTTTACAGGGTTCTGGATGAACCTTTTTGCATTTAAACCAAAGACCTGGCAGAATGAACTTGCACCCGCGCTGCCCAATACAAACATAGCTGTGCCTGCGGACCGGATGTACCGTCAAGCACTCGCAGCCATGCCCGACCTCGAACCTACCTATGTGTACCTCCCCACGCAGCTCGCACGCAAGTTCGAGGTGAGGGGGTTCACAGACGGTCAGTTCAAAATATGGGGTAGTGCCAATTCCGTAAAGATCGATCAGCAAACCGGTGAGATCAGCGGCATCAGCCGCCTCACCGACAAACCCCTGGAAGATCGCATTGAAGCTGCCTTTTTTCCGCTGCACGTCGGGAACTTTGGCGGATTTTGGGTGAAGCTGGTGTATGTGATCATTGGTCTTACACCTGGCCTGCTGGCCATCACGGGCTTCCTGCTCTGGTGGCGACGGCAGCGGTTCAGGGCTGCAGTATCCCGCGCCCGGATTACTCCGGTATGA
- a CDS encoding dipeptidase: MKRRDVLKSLTLLPAAGAVLSRQTLLATPVPGSRHMPDLHRQAFVMDGHTHVMSRELILKTDIGQRYPDGTVDLPRAREGGLDAMFFSVYTPENYYPGRFETKNTFRVVNLALEQIRKNNAVIELALTASDIERINKKGKMAAFLDLEGGYDLYGDLDLLRALYKLGLRSMQLTAHSTTNAFIDACNDVYTWGGINEHGKALIREMNDLGMVINVAHASNDAILQSVEASRHPVIYSHGGFYKIVDHPRCISDEAAKAIAAKGGVIGVHFGSLFNNPKYWAWQKPNNPVRIQPNPQPKIPRILASQVTTQTIEDVDREFARELPFTFNGKIPDEYWMHVDQLAKVIDYGVKLVGEDHIALGSDLDGGPELPHEIKDISDFPQITIALQKLGYTDQRIKKILGLNWLRVIRKVTEGK, encoded by the coding sequence ATGAAACGCAGAGACGTTCTTAAAAGCCTGACTCTTTTACCGGCAGCTGGTGCTGTTTTATCAAGACAAACCTTACTGGCCACTCCTGTGCCAGGAAGCAGGCACATGCCTGATCTGCACCGGCAGGCATTTGTAATGGATGGACATACGCATGTAATGAGCCGCGAGCTCATCCTGAAAACCGATATCGGGCAGCGGTACCCCGACGGTACAGTTGACCTGCCAAGGGCGCGGGAAGGCGGGCTGGATGCGATGTTTTTTTCTGTTTACACTCCTGAAAACTATTATCCCGGCAGGTTTGAGACCAAAAACACCTTTCGTGTCGTGAACCTTGCCCTGGAACAGATCAGGAAAAACAATGCCGTGATCGAGCTGGCACTCACCGCCTCTGACATTGAACGCATCAATAAAAAAGGCAAAATGGCTGCTTTCCTGGATCTGGAAGGCGGATATGACCTTTACGGGGACCTTGACCTGCTGCGTGCGCTGTACAAGCTGGGCCTGCGTTCCATGCAGCTCACCGCACACAGTACTACCAATGCATTTATCGATGCCTGCAATGATGTATATACCTGGGGCGGCATCAACGAACATGGCAAGGCGCTGATCAGGGAAATGAATGATCTGGGAATGGTGATCAATGTCGCGCACGCGTCCAATGACGCAATCCTGCAATCGGTAGAGGCGAGCCGTCATCCGGTGATTTACAGTCACGGCGGATTTTACAAGATCGTAGACCATCCCCGCTGTATTTCTGACGAAGCTGCGAAGGCGATTGCAGCAAAAGGCGGTGTGATCGGTGTGCACTTTGGCAGTTTGTTCAACAACCCGAAGTACTGGGCATGGCAGAAACCTAATAACCCGGTGCGCATACAACCCAATCCTCAGCCCAAAATACCCAGGATCCTTGCCTCGCAGGTTACCACCCAGACTATTGAAGATGTGGACCGGGAATTTGCCCGCGAGCTTCCGTTTACTTTTAACGGAAAAATTCCGGATGAGTACTGGATGCATGTAGACCAGCTTGCCAAAGTGATTGACTATGGCGTAAAGCTGGTGGGTGAAGACCACATTGCACTTGGCTCCGACCTTGACGGCGGTCCCGAACTACCCCATGAAATCAAGGATATCAGTGATTTTCCACAGATTACCATTGCATTACAAAAGCTGGGTTATACAGATCAGCGGATTAAAAAGATCCTGGGCCTGAACTGGCTGCGGGTGATCAGGAAGGTGACAGAAGGAAAATAA
- a CDS encoding T9SS type A sorting domain-containing protein codes for MDAAGLTSEPALAVIPFTDFTIGGRLFHDVNGVENNTIDGDPISSAGQSPCMQTLCPLQPGGSRQCTRRERSLLFGTRNGLQANTSFFVVISTLEGIAGTSIGATPLLPAGWQNTAEGSGTGDGIPNGAFELNTASETTPEISFGIQMPPVAYPVTALTQVNPGGSKRLPVPALNGLDPEDGVLDGTVQPGTPGNRVRITSFPSNATLYYQDVALDTATALITNYDATRLFVDPDHGAMTITFTYREVDQGGLASDDALVTMPVTDLFVSGSVYQDANGTTDNLLNGIRISQAGSASPLFVNLVNTAGQVVGSVPVNAGTFELGTAAGLESETDFTLVLSATEGIAGTDTGAGSELPAEWANTADGAGTGDSNADGVLAFTMGSETVESGFDFGIEQLPTAGSGSHEMRNEPGDILIKIPADAFSNDIASSDPDGDVSSLRITSFPAGLAAISINGTSYRSNVPEEAESLTALLLPTDQSGNPSASMAIDPGLTTETRIDIPFEVVDNAGKASTNTGHAVFVLTAPLPVTLISFDAVKEGSTALLTWATSEESNSQSFEIQHSADGITWAKAGQVAAAGNSTQIKEYRFVHAQPLAGNNYYRLKMTDADASFAFSRIRTVAFGHAGEISIYPNPARDIASIQLENWQQVSRITIIDSRSNEMLRLEHPQTNTIDLRSYTPGVYLVRVEHNNGIVITRKVVVIR; via the coding sequence GTGGATGCTGCCGGCCTGACGAGCGAGCCCGCACTGGCAGTGATCCCATTTACCGACTTTACGATTGGTGGCAGGCTTTTTCATGATGTAAACGGAGTTGAGAACAACACGATTGATGGCGACCCCATCAGCTCAGCCGGACAAAGCCCCTGTATGCAAACCTTGTGTCCGCTCCAACCGGGTGGTAGCCGGCAGTGTACCCGTCGTGAACGGAGCCTTTTGTTTGGAACACGCAATGGTTTACAGGCAAATACCAGCTTTTTCGTCGTGATCAGCACCTTGGAAGGTATTGCTGGAACATCTATCGGGGCTACTCCCCTGCTGCCGGCAGGATGGCAGAATACAGCCGAAGGGTCCGGCACGGGCGATGGCATTCCCAATGGCGCATTTGAACTGAATACTGCATCGGAAACGACGCCTGAAATCAGTTTCGGAATACAAATGCCGCCGGTTGCATACCCGGTTACTGCACTGACCCAGGTTAATCCCGGCGGCAGCAAACGGTTGCCGGTACCTGCCCTGAACGGACTTGACCCCGAGGATGGCGTACTCGATGGCACGGTGCAGCCTGGTACGCCCGGCAACCGGGTACGGATCACAAGCTTCCCGTCCAATGCAACCCTCTATTACCAGGATGTGGCACTCGACACTGCCACTGCATTGATCACGAACTACGATGCCACCCGCCTTTTTGTGGATCCCGATCATGGTGCGATGACCATTACATTTACCTACCGGGAAGTGGATCAGGGCGGACTGGCCAGCGATGATGCGCTGGTAACAATGCCTGTCACAGACCTGTTTGTAAGCGGCAGCGTGTACCAGGATGCAAATGGCACGACCGACAACCTGCTCAATGGCATACGCATCAGCCAGGCAGGATCAGCCAGTCCCCTTTTTGTAAATCTGGTTAATACAGCCGGTCAGGTAGTGGGCAGTGTGCCGGTCAATGCCGGTACCTTCGAATTGGGAACTGCCGCGGGCCTGGAATCGGAAACGGATTTTACGCTGGTACTTTCGGCCACGGAGGGCATTGCGGGGACGGATACGGGTGCCGGATCGGAACTGCCTGCCGAATGGGCCAATACGGCAGATGGCGCCGGAACCGGGGACAGCAATGCCGACGGAGTACTGGCTTTCACCATGGGATCGGAAACCGTCGAAAGTGGATTTGATTTCGGCATTGAGCAGCTGCCCACAGCCGGAAGCGGCAGCCATGAGATGCGCAATGAGCCAGGCGATATCCTGATCAAAATTCCAGCCGATGCATTCAGCAACGACATAGCCAGCTCAGACCCGGACGGTGACGTGAGTTCATTGCGCATCACGTCATTTCCCGCCGGGCTGGCCGCTATCTCCATCAATGGTACTAGCTACCGCAGCAATGTGCCCGAAGAAGCGGAAAGCCTCACGGCATTGCTGCTCCCCACAGACCAGAGCGGCAACCCGTCGGCCAGCATGGCCATTGACCCCGGGCTCACAACTGAAACCAGGATTGATATTCCATTTGAAGTGGTTGACAATGCCGGCAAGGCAAGTACCAATACGGGCCATGCGGTCTTTGTCCTGACTGCGCCCCTACCGGTTACGCTGATCAGTTTTGATGCGGTGAAAGAAGGAAGCACTGCGCTGCTCACTTGGGCTACCAGCGAGGAAAGCAACAGCCAGTCTTTTGAAATCCAGCATAGTGCCGACGGAATCACCTGGGCAAAAGCCGGGCAGGTAGCGGCAGCCGGGAATAGTACTCAAATAAAGGAATACCGATTTGTGCATGCACAGCCTTTGGCAGGCAACAACTATTACCGCCTGAAAATGACGGATGCCGATGCTTCATTTGCATTCAGCAGGATCAGGACGGTAGCCTTTGGTCATGCGGGAGAAATCAGCATTTATCCTAACCCTGCGCGGGATATTGCATCCATTCAGCTGGAAAACTGGCAGCAGGTAAGCCGTATCACCATCATAGACAGCCGCTCCAATGAAATGTTACGGCTGGAACATCCGCAGACCAACACCATCGACCTGCGCAGCTACACGCCCGGTGTGTACCTCGTGCGCGTGGAGCATAACAATGGCATTGTCATAACGCGGAAAGTTGTGGTGATCAGGTAG
- a CDS encoding Ig domain-containing protein: MTVIFSYNLHGRNILALCFIIFILFPKPVLAQPPSAFTYPSPVAYIANVSNVFISPTVSGTVTSYSMPASPALPAGLTFNPNTGVISGVPTEALPATVFTVTATNESGSVSTSFTMTITNNYLNNNNNQVHFGGAGVTISHPSGSPTGQVAGDITLYQNVATISGQTIDCIITTKAVNNVSSWIIYDQPDVSGSSFNSNSPDFFSPQMNFGTGGGYVSYEFQFIFGGTYNSTTKTGQNVVLQNVKLNTYDIDGNGNTDAYQYNEFSGFSTSELGVSPTVQAVYNNETGLTRFVSTTNANSLTVTAAATRVRVSYANMSNFSIVVGSRGVGIALFFLDFSVGSTFTSVTTSSPSVDLNTSIVGITNEGAGCAGSLPLTRPSQTNINAQGSLTGMEVSYPASDIRDGAAELLTAAGATGSNVLSLGFTTGSSGTLTIGGVTFNYTKSVSGVQGAATNKIAFTRSTGGTTFTSAEAETLLDALQYSNTAANPTIGDRHLSVLVYNAVFKSPSAMFSATVNCVTLAGHIFKDQNGLLGTTDFNTISANATTGQFAAGAAYAVVVDPATNQVIESRAIAAGGAFNFGTVTPGSYFLYVSATAPAAGSVFTQATFPSGYVSAGENLSAAPGSDLLNDGKLIVTVGTTPVTNANFGLNSPPTANPLNAAALQNPGGTQRVVVPALTGNDPEQGALAGGTGNGIIITTFPTNARLFYNDVEITPESAPIQNYQPALLT; this comes from the coding sequence ATGACCGTTATTTTCTCCTACAACCTGCACGGAAGGAACATTCTTGCGTTGTGCTTCATCATCTTCATCCTATTTCCAAAACCTGTACTTGCCCAGCCTCCGTCGGCTTTTACATATCCTTCGCCGGTAGCGTACATTGCCAATGTGAGTAATGTGTTTATTTCTCCAACTGTCTCAGGAACAGTGACGAGCTACTCGATGCCTGCCTCTCCGGCACTGCCTGCCGGGCTCACGTTCAATCCCAATACGGGTGTGATTTCCGGGGTACCTACCGAGGCACTGCCTGCGACGGTATTTACGGTAACTGCCACGAATGAATCCGGGTCGGTAAGTACAAGTTTTACCATGACCATCACGAACAATTATCTGAACAATAATAATAATCAGGTTCATTTCGGGGGAGCAGGGGTGACCATTTCACACCCGAGTGGGTCACCGACAGGACAGGTTGCCGGTGACATAACCCTGTACCAGAATGTGGCCACCATCAGCGGGCAGACGATTGATTGTATTATTACTACAAAGGCAGTAAACAATGTGAGTTCCTGGATCATCTATGACCAGCCCGATGTTTCCGGAAGTTCGTTTAACTCCAATTCACCCGATTTTTTTTCCCCGCAGATGAACTTCGGTACCGGCGGCGGCTATGTGAGCTATGAGTTCCAGTTTATCTTCGGAGGAACCTACAACAGTACTACCAAAACCGGCCAGAATGTAGTACTGCAGAATGTAAAGCTGAATACCTACGACATTGACGGCAACGGTAATACGGACGCGTATCAATACAATGAGTTCAGCGGGTTCAGCACCAGTGAACTCGGCGTATCGCCTACGGTGCAGGCTGTATACAACAATGAAACCGGCCTGACCAGGTTTGTCTCGACTACTAATGCCAATTCATTGACGGTAACTGCCGCTGCTACCCGCGTGCGGGTATCGTATGCCAATATGAGCAACTTCTCCATTGTGGTGGGTTCGCGCGGGGTAGGTATCGCCTTGTTCTTCCTGGACTTTTCCGTGGGCTCTACCTTTACTTCCGTCACGACATCGAGCCCGTCAGTAGACCTGAATACCAGCATTGTAGGGATTACCAATGAAGGTGCAGGATGCGCAGGAAGTCTACCCCTCACCCGCCCTTCCCAAACCAACATCAATGCCCAGGGTAGCCTCACAGGCATGGAAGTAAGCTACCCGGCATCCGACATCCGCGACGGCGCTGCCGAGCTGCTGACGGCTGCGGGCGCTACTGGTAGCAATGTATTGTCCCTGGGTTTTACGACAGGCTCATCGGGCACGCTGACCATAGGCGGGGTTACGTTCAATTACACCAAAAGCGTATCAGGCGTGCAGGGAGCTGCCACCAACAAAATCGCATTTACAAGAAGTACCGGCGGCACTACCTTCACCAGTGCAGAAGCTGAAACGCTGCTCGATGCGCTGCAATACAGTAACACGGCAGCCAATCCGACGATCGGGGACCGGCACCTGTCGGTACTGGTATACAATGCGGTTTTCAAAAGTCCGAGCGCCATGTTCTCGGCTACGGTAAACTGCGTAACGCTGGCCGGACATATCTTTAAAGACCAGAATGGACTACTGGGAACGACCGACTTCAATACCATCAGCGCGAATGCCACCACAGGCCAGTTTGCCGCAGGAGCAGCTTACGCGGTGGTGGTTGACCCGGCAACAAACCAGGTTATCGAATCGCGCGCGATTGCTGCGGGAGGTGCATTTAACTTCGGTACGGTTACGCCCGGCAGCTATTTCCTGTATGTATCCGCAACCGCGCCGGCAGCCGGATCCGTATTTACGCAGGCCACTTTCCCGTCCGGCTACGTCAGCGCGGGCGAAAACCTGTCGGCTGCGCCCGGAAGTGACCTGCTTAACGATGGAAAGCTGATCGTGACGGTAGGCACTACGCCGGTTACCAATGCCAATTTCGGCCTGAACTCGCCACCCACCGCCAATCCGCTTAATGCAGCTGCCCTGCAAAATCCGGGTGGAACGCAGCGGGTGGTCGTGCCGGCACTGACGGGCAATGATCCCGAGCAGGGAGCACTTGCGGGCGGCACTGGAAATGGTATTATTATCACAACTTTTCCTACAAATGCCCGCCTGTTTTATAACGATGTTGAAATTACCCCTGAAAGCGCGCCCATTCAAAACTATCAGCCGGCCTTGCTGACATAG
- a CDS encoding nuclear transport factor 2 family protein — MTAQQEQLIRKTYAAFNARDIDAALTVMHPDVEWPKAFEGGYVQGRQAIRDYWTRQWTEINPEVQPLKITGRPDETLEVTVQQKVKGLDGSVLSDGIVKHVYTLQEGLLRKMNIEI; from the coding sequence ATGACAGCTCAGCAGGAACAGTTGATCAGGAAAACCTATGCTGCTTTCAATGCCCGCGATATCGACGCGGCATTGACTGTTATGCATCCGGACGTAGAATGGCCGAAGGCTTTTGAGGGAGGATATGTGCAAGGCCGCCAGGCCATCAGGGACTACTGGACAAGACAATGGACAGAGATCAACCCAGAGGTGCAGCCTTTGAAGATCACCGGACGGCCTGACGAAACCCTCGAAGTTACCGTACAGCAGAAAGTAAAAGGACTGGACGGCAGCGTGCTATCTGACGGTATAGTAAAGCATGTTTACACCTTACAGGAAGGTCTTTTACGTAAGATGAACATCGAAATCTAG
- a CDS encoding thioredoxin domain-containing protein: MKTFSLKRPLMQVLFFALSGILTSVQAQTQLSADEFEARLKATPGAQLMDVRTPAEYQDGHLAKSKNIDYKAADFEDKSRTLDKNKPVFVYCLSGGRSAAAAQKLAASGFKEVYDMKGGYLKWSSSGKEVEGGTATAASGMTLSDFTKLTSSSKVVLVDFYAKWCAPCVQMLPTITKLKSEYKGRVQIETVNYDPNKSLAKELGIYEIPAFLLYKDGKLITRKNGLLEEQDFRKLLDSNL, from the coding sequence ATGAAAACATTTTCGTTGAAGCGGCCTTTGATGCAGGTGCTGTTTTTTGCATTGTCCGGCATACTGACCAGTGTCCAGGCTCAGACGCAACTTAGCGCCGATGAATTTGAAGCCAGGCTGAAAGCGACGCCCGGCGCGCAGCTGATGGACGTACGCACACCTGCCGAATACCAGGACGGACACCTTGCCAAGTCAAAGAACATAGATTATAAAGCAGCAGACTTTGAGGATAAGTCCAGAACCCTCGACAAAAACAAGCCTGTATTTGTATACTGCCTGTCCGGCGGGCGGAGTGCAGCAGCTGCTCAAAAGCTGGCTGCCAGCGGCTTTAAAGAAGTTTATGATATGAAAGGCGGGTACCTCAAATGGTCATCATCGGGCAAAGAAGTGGAAGGAGGTACGGCTACTGCCGCCAGCGGCATGACCCTGTCCGATTTCACGAAGCTGACGTCATCCTCAAAAGTGGTGCTGGTTGACTTTTACGCAAAATGGTGTGCGCCCTGCGTGCAGATGCTGCCGACGATTACAAAGCTGAAATCGGAATATAAAGGCCGGGTACAGATTGAGACCGTCAACTATGATCCTAACAAGTCACTGGCCAAAGAACTGGGCATTTACGAAATTCCTGCGTTTCTTCTCTACAAGGACGGGAAGCTGATAACGCGCAAAAACGGGTTACTGGAAGAGCAGGACTTCCGCAAGCTGCTCGACAGCAATTTGTAA